One Chloroflexota bacterium genomic window, CGGCGAGCGCCCCTTCGAGTTCCTTGATGCGTTGCTCCATTTGCTGAAAGGTGGGCTGGTCTTCTGGTGAGCAGATGAGCACTTGCTCGGTGCGGAAGCCCTCTTTGCCGTACTTTTGCACCCAGCGCTTGATGGTGGTCGAGTCGCCAATCCCATACTTCTGCTTCAGGTAATGGGCGCTTGCGCCTGCTTCGTACTCGCGTACAACCTGGCGCTTGAAACTTTCACTGTAACGTTTGATTTTGGTCGTACCCATATATGCCGTCCTTTTTTGGTGAGTTTACCTGTTGTCAGTGTAAACTATATTCAGGACGGGTCACGAAAAGTCACCGTTCACTGTAACACCTGACACCGGAGCACTTTCCCCATGCTTTCCCTCCTTCGCCGAGCCTATCAGACTGCCCAATGGCTGCCCGAGTGGCCTGCGGCGGCCTTTCACCCCTGGCGGCTTGAGAGCAAGCGCCGCCTGGCTGCCCTGCACGATGTGCATCGCGGGCAGCGTTGTTTCGTCATTGGTAACGGCCCCAGCCTGCGTCGCACCGATGTTTCCAAACTGCGGGACGAAATCACCTTTGGGATGAACCGCATTTACCTGGCCTTCCCCGGTTGGGGCTTTCGCACCACTTACCTGGTTTCGGTCAACGATTTGGTCATCGAGCAGTGTGCGGCCGATTTTCGGGAGCTGGCAATGCCCAAATTCTTCACGTGGCGCGCCCGCCGCTGGCTGCCTGCCGACGAGCATACCACCTTCCTGTTCACCACCTACATGGCCCCCAAATTTGCCACCGACGCCCGCGGCCGCCTGTGGGAAGGCGCGACCGTGACCTACGTCAGCCTGCAACTGGCCTTCCACATGGGTTGCGAAGAAGTCATTCTCATTGGCGTGGACCACAACTTTGCCACCAAAGGCCCGGCTAACCAAACCGTGGTGTCGGAGGGCGACGACCCCAACCACTTCCACCCCGGCTATTTTGGTAAGGGTTTCCGCTGGCAGTTGCCCGATCTGGAGACCTCGGAAATGGCCTACCGCATGGCGCGGGAAGCCTACGAAAAAGCCGGACGCCGCGTGCTCGACGCTACCGTGGGCGGCAAACTGACCGTGTTCCCGAAAGTGGATTACGAGAGCCTGTTCTGATGCCTGCGGTGCGTTGGGAAACCCTGCGGCAGGAAGCCCAGGCGTTGGCCGCCCATGCCCACGCCCCGGCAGCGTTTGCTGAGACGTGGGGCGAGGTGTTGAGGCGCTACGCCGACCGCACTTTCCGGCCTGGGCAGGCGGTGGGTGCGCCGCGGTTGCCGAGTTATCATTTGCCCCCTGCGGTGCTGATGGGGTTGTGGCAGGGGCTGCGCGGTCACCTGGAAAGCCGTCCGGCGCTGGTGCTTCCCCTGGCGGAAGCCCTGTGGGCGCGCCCTGA contains:
- a CDS encoding transposase; translated protein: MGTTKIKRYSESFKRQVVREYEAGASAHYLKQKYGIGDSTTIKRWVQKYGKEGFRTEQVLICSPEDQPTFQQMEQRIKELEGALA
- a CDS encoding DUF115 domain-containing protein; amino-acid sequence: MLSLLRRAYQTAQWLPEWPAAAFHPWRLESKRRLAALHDVHRGQRCFVIGNGPSLRRTDVSKLRDEITFGMNRIYLAFPGWGFRTTYLVSVNDLVIEQCAADFRELAMPKFFTWRARRWLPADEHTTFLFTTYMAPKFATDARGRLWEGATVTYVSLQLAFHMGCEEVILIGVDHNFATKGPANQTVVSEGDDPNHFHPGYFGKGFRWQLPDLETSEMAYRMAREAYEKAGRRVLDATVGGKLTVFPKVDYESLF